Proteins found in one Anopheles aquasalis chromosome 3, idAnoAquaMG_Q_19, whole genome shotgun sequence genomic segment:
- the LOC126577988 gene encoding transient receptor potential cation channel trpm isoform X10, giving the protein MKQRAARSWIEATFQKRECIKFIPNPKNEEICCCGQERRTHQFVPGIDPGVSGDLWTPTKHTRPQPTDAYGTIEFQGGAHPTKAQYVRLSYDTRPELLVQLFTREWNLELPKLLITVQGGKANFELQPKLKKVLRKGLLKAAKTTGAWIFTGGTNTGVTKQVGDALLLEGQQRSGRVVSIGIAPWGIVERNHELLGHNRDVPCHSISSPRSKLAVLNNRHAYFLLVDDGSQGRYGAELILRRKLEKYISNQKLQPFTHSSTPVVCLVIEGGTNTIRAVLEYVTDNPPVPVVVCDGSGRAADLIAFVHKYASDNGEQGVLESMHEYLVRKIKETFEVSAEQAERLYQELLLCTKNKNLITVFRIQDRPEGNTQELDQTILTALFKSQHLSPPEQLSLALTWNRVDIARTEIFVYGQEWPLGALDEAMMQALEHDRIDFVKLLLENGVSMRKFLTIPRLEELYNTKHGPANTLGYILRDVRPHIPKGYVYTLHDIGLVINKLMGGAYRSYYTRRKFRPIYAKVMNSYVNTHRKPSTFQRSAGINSMSLVAGLVPVTADMALFEFPFNELLIWAVLTKRQQMALLMWTHGEEALAKSLVACKLYKAMAHEAADDDLDTEIYEELRSYAKEFESKGLKLLDFCYRQDAERAQRLLTCELQSWSSQSCLSLAVAANHRAILAHPCSQIILADLWMGGLRTRKNTNLKVILGLLVPPFIKKLDFKSKEELQQMPQTEEEHLENQYLDYEDRDKKDPDAEKALITAAQSAKSAGESTTPPPQALLSDAYSMKDTKVQENGKVGLTGCLGSKVSLTESENTQYKEYDNDVRQQRPLKMKKKIYEFYTAPITKFWADSMAYVLFLVLFTYTVLVRMAEMPSWQEYYAIAYITTLGCEKIREIVSSEPVAISHKFSVWAWNMWNPCDAAAIIFFLIGLALRLRPYTMDIGRVIYCVDSIYWYLRILNILGVNKYLGPLVTMMGKMVKNMIYFVVLLLVVLMSFGVSRQAILFPNNDASWRLVRDVYYQPYFMLYGEVFADDIDPPCGEDPSQPACVTGHWVTPIAMSMYLLIANILLINLLIAVFNNIFIEVNAVSHQVWMFQRFTVVMEYQQKPVLPPPLIAFCHFYSLLRYAIRKAKGLKESRDNGLKLFLEKEDMERLYDFEEECVEGYFREQEILLHQSTEERIKNTDERVEHMAQKIEDINQKENIQTGAVQNIEFRLRKVEESAEQILSHLAVIHRFMSAHTLMQDPMQGSTSNVSANLAIGGSTVAVMGDQRARTISETDSCQIPGVTQRKKFNRSLTEVRPDAYIFDDGMHFEVRPVPEENENDRSPEKLPTDFGSRDRKLSIRSEDSELFPNTAMPKGLSPQESTGGVVKSSPPAVSPPFLNIRQDTASTESKDTLTPLDGADERTLVGEESVDELVDATSYEGLRQRTGRRRNSSMCGPGPGAVSAGASRDGPGLVGASGRRNSESASGGGLDINRSQTSLYQHGFSKRQHSITQSEPDSGNEQPVQRPTPKGRHLLLQIHTEYTSITDELESVCHMIASPTSSLREPELSNPQFAVMIEKKHLKECEDRDYKMMEALLQTRCSMDDSDDYFEDSAAEEHGPRKMLRRETAIELPVTPSKSNIVSLADSSQGNEDFALKNERAPLSNRNSLRDSKNSPLSMSSQNSPRNSQYMQAAYLNPSAFDAASRLYKKSCESLQKNSSTDTEYSLQPYRFIKQSSNETNSSFNIDNSSLTNDLSIDGETSLNSTVIEMVSGSTINVPATVATTSVATPGAPDADRGAGFQTKRTSSYGSAPQPAEPRGAGCLKKQFSIEKAGGTGERSVSISEGSERVGPVVSGLVVPAKPPRTTRFSDSLSLMGTKSVLSLLKESSSTSTEDTQNEHREAATIPCISTNLVQDEIAKLSSNIKSSTDEDTEPPINETMC; this is encoded by the exons CGTGCCGCTCGCAGCTGGATCGAGGCAACGTTTCAAAAGCGCGAATGCATCAAGTTTATACCGAAcccgaaaaatgaagaaat ATGCTGCTGTGGTCAGGAGCGACGCACCCACCAGTTCGTGCCGGGCATCGACCCGGGCGTTAGTGGAGATCTTTGGACACCGACGAAACACACGCGCCCGCAGCCCACCGACGCCTATGGTACGATTGAGTTCCAGGGCGGTGCACATCCCACGAAGGCACAG TATGTCCGCCTTTCGTACGATACTCGgccggagctgctggtgcaactGTTCACGCGTGAATGGAACCTCGAGCTACCGAAGCTGCTCATCACGGTGCAAGGTGGCAAGGCGAACTTCGAACTGCAGCCCAAGTTGAAAAAG GTGCTTCGGAAGGGTCTTCTGAAGGCGGCCAAAACGACGGGCGCATGGATATTTACTGGCGGTACCAACACGG GCGTCACGAAGCAGGTTggtgatgcgctgctgctggagggccAACAACGGTCGGGGCGCGTCGTGAGCATCGGTATCGCGCCGTGGGGCATCGTTGAGCGTAACCACGAACTACTCGGGCACAATCGGGACGTTCCGTGCCACAGCATCAGTTCGCCAAG ATCCAAGCTGGCGGTGCTGAACAACAGGCACGCTTACTTTCTGCTCGTTGACGACGGATCGCAGGGACGCTACGGTGCGGAGCTGATCCTTCGGCGGAAGCTAGAGAAATACATATCGAATCAGAAACTGCAACCCT TTACTCACTCGAGCACCCCGGTAGTATGCTTGGTAATTGAGGGTGGTACAAACACAATCAGAGCTGTGCTAGAGTACGTCACCGATAacccaccggtaccggtagtAGTATGTGATGGATCAGGCCGGGCCGCTGATCTTATAGCGTTTGTACATAA GTATGCCTCGGACAATGGTGAGCAGGGTGTGCTGGAGTCGATGCACGAGTATCTGGTGCGGAAGATAAAGGAAACGTTCGAGGTGAGCGCCGAACAGGCGGAACGGTTGTAtcaggagctgctgctgtgcaccaAGAATAAGAACCTG ATAACGGTGTTTCGCATACAGGATCGACCGGAGGGCAACACTCAGGAACTGGACCAAACGATTTTAACTGCACTTTTTAAATCACAGCACCTCAGTCCACCGGAGCAGCTCAGCCTGGCGCTCACGTGGAACCGGGTCGATATTGCCCGCACGGAAATCTTCGTCTATGGCCAGGAGTGGCCCCTCGGTGCCCTGGACGAGGCGATGATGCAGGCGCTCGAGCACGACCGTATCGATTtcgtgaagctgctgctcgagaatGGCGTATCGATGCGCAAGTTCCTCACGATACCACGGCTAGAGGAGCTGTACAATACGAAGCACGGACCGGCCAACACGCTCGGGTACATCCTGCGTGACGTGCGGCCCCACATCCCGAAGGGATACGTCTACACGCTCCACGACATCGGGCTGGTGATCAACAAGCTGATGGGTGGTGCGTACCGGTCGTACTACACGCGGCGAAAATTTCGCCCAATCTACGCCAAGGTGATGAACAGCTACGTCAACACGCACCGGAAACCGTCCACCTTTCAGCGGTCGGCCGGCATCAACTCGATGAGCCTGGTGGCCGGTCTGGTCCCGGTGACGGCCGATATGGCGCTGTTCGAGTTTCCGTTCAACGAGCTGCTCATCTGGGCCGTGCTGACCAAGCGGCAGCAGATGGCGCTGCTCATGTGGACGCACGGCGAGGAAGCGCTCGCCAAGTCGCTGGTCGCCTGCAAGCTGTACAAAGCGATGGCACACGAGGCCGCCGACGATGATCTGGATACGGAGATCTACGAGGAGCTGCGCAGCTACGCGAAGGAGTTTGAGAGCAAAGGACTGAAACTGTTGGATTTCTGCTACCGGCAGGATGCGGAGCGGGCACAACGTTTGCTGACCTGCGAGCTGCAGTCGTGGTCGAGCCAGAGCTGCCtgtcgctggcggtggcggccaacCACCGGGCCATCTTGGCCCATCCCTGCAGCCAGATCATACTGGCCGATCTGTGGATGGGTGGACTGCGGACGAGAAAGAACACAAACTTGAAA GTTATATTGGGATTACTGGTGCCACCGTTTATCAAAAAGCTAGACTTTAAATCGAAGGAAGAGCTACAGCAGATGCCCCAGACCGAGGAGGAACATCTCGAGAATCAGTACTTGGACTACGAGGATCGGGACAAGAAGGACCCGGACGCCGAG AAAGCCCTTATTACCGCTGCGCAAAGTGCAAAATCAGCGGGTGAAAGTACGACTCCACCGCCACAG GCGCTTCTGTCTGATGCGTACTCAATGAAAGATACCAAAGTgcaggaaaacggaaaa GTAGGTCTGACCGGATGTTTAGGCTCAAAA GTTTCGCTAACAGAGTCCGAGAATACACAATACAAGGAGTACGACAACGATGTGCGTCAGCAACGACCactgaagatgaagaagaaaatctaCGAATTCTACACTGCTCCCATTACAAAGTTTTGGGCTGATTCG ATGGCGTACGTGCTGTTCCTGGTACTTTTCACGTACACGGTGCTTGTTCGGATGGCGGAAATGCCAAGCTGGCAGGAGTACTACGCAATCGCTTACATCACTACGCTTGGTTGCGAGAAGATACGCGAGATAGTTTCGTCGGAACCGGTGGCAATATC GCACAAGTTTTCCGTGTGGGCCTGGAACATGTGGAACCCGTGTGATGCGGCGGCAATAATCTTTTTCCTCATCGGTCTCGCTCTCCGACTCCGGCCATATACGATGGACATCGGACGAGTGATCTACTGCGTGGACAGCATCTACTGGTACTTGCGCATACTGAACATTCTAGGTGTAAACAAATATTTGG GACCactggtgacgatgatgggcaaaatggtgaaaaacatgatttacttcgtggtgctgttgctggtcgtGTTAATGAGCTTCGGTGTTAGCCGGCAAGCAATACTGTTCCCCAACAATGATGCAAGCTGGCGACTAGTGCGAGACGTTTACTATCAGCCGTACTTCATGTTGTACGGAGAGGTGTTTGCGGACGACATTGATCCACCGTGCGGAGAAGATCCATCGCAACCGGCGTGCGTCACGG GTCACTGGGTAACGCCGATCGCAATGTCGATGTACTTGTTGATTGCGAACATTCTACTGATCAATCTGTTGATTGCCGTGTTCAACAACATCTTCATCGAGGTAAACGCCGTATCGCACCAGGTGTGGATGTTCCAGCGGTtcacggtggtgatggagtaTCAGCAGAAGCCCGTACTACCGCCACCCCTGATAGCGTTCTGCCATTTCTACTCGCTCTTGCGCTACGCGATCCGCAAAGCGAAAGGGCTGAAGGAATCGCGCGACAACGGGTTGAAGCTGTTCCTGGAAAAGGAGGACATGGAGCGGTTGTACGACTTCGAGGAGGAGTGCGTCGAAGGTTACTTCCGCGAGCAAGAgatcctgctgcaccagtCGACCGAGGAGCGGATAAAAAATACGGACGAGCGCGTTGAGCATATGGCGCAGAAGATTGAGGATATTAACCAGAAGGAAAACATCCAGACGGGCGCCGTACAGAATATCGAGTTTCGGCTGCGGAAGGTGGAGGAGTCGGCCGAGCAGATACTTTCGCATCTGGCTGTGATACATCGCTTCATGTCCGCCCATACGCTCATGCAGGACCCGATGCAAGGATCTACGAGCAACGTGAGCGCAAATTTGGCGATCGGTGGCAGCACGGTGgccgtgatgggtgatcagcGGGCACGCACGATCTCGGAAACGGATAGCTGTCAGATACCGGGCGTGACGCAGCGCAAAAAGTTTAACCGCTCGCTGACGGAGGTGCGCCCTGATGCCTACATCTTCGACGATGGCATGCACTTTGAGGTACGGCCCGTACccgaagagaacgaaaatgATCGTTCACCGGAAAAG cttccgACGGATTTCGGGAGTCGGGATCGTAAGCTATCGATCCGGTCGGAAGATTCGGAGCTGTTTCCCAATACCGCGATGCCAAAAGGCCTCTCACCACAAGAATCAACGGGGGGTGTCGTAAAATCATCGCCCCCGGCAGTATCGCCACCATTTCTGAACATACGACAGGATACGGCCAGTACCGAAAGCAAGGACACGCTCACACCGTTGGATGGAGCCGACGAACGGACGCTCGTTGGTGAGGAATCCGTTGACGAGTTGGTCGACGCTACGAGCTACGAGGGTTTGCGGCAGCGGACCGGACGTCGGCGTAACTCATCGATGTGTGGACCAGGCCCTGGGGCCGTATCTGCCGGTGCTTCTCGGGATGGGCCGGGCTTGGTTGGCGCTAGTGGACGGCGAAACTCGGAGAGTGCTTCTGGCGGTGGGCTCGATATTAACCGTTCGCAGACGAGTCTTTATCAGCATGGGTTTTCGAAGCGACAGCACAGCATTACCCAGTCGGAGCCGGACAGTGGCAATGAACAAC CTGTTCAACGTCCTACACCGAAGGGACGGCATCTGTTGCTGCAGATACACACGGAATACACGTCCATCACGGACGAGCTGGAAAGTGTTTGTCACATGATTGCATCGCCAACGAGTTCGCTTAGAG AGCCGGAACTGTCTAACCCACAATTTGCCGTGATGATTGAAAAGAAGCATCTGAAAGAGTGCGAAGATCGGGATTACAAGATGATGGAAGCCCTGCTGCAAACGCGCTGCTCCATGGATGACAGTGACGATTACTTTGAAGACTCGGCGGCAGAAGAGCATGGACCGAGGAAAATGCTTCGACGCGAAACGGCTATCGAGCTGCCCGTGACACCGTCCAAATCGAACATCGTGTCGCTGGCGGACAGTAGCCAGGGAAATGAAGATTTTGCGCTGAAAAACGAACGGGCACCCCTATCGAACAGGAACTCGTTGCGCGACTCCAAGAACTCACCGCTGTCCATGTCCAGCCAGAATTCACCGCGGAACTCGCAGTATATGCAAGCGGCATACCTAAATCCTTCCGCGTTCGATGCGGCCAGCCGGCTGTACAAGAAGTCGTGCGAAAGTTTACAGAAGAACTCCAGCACCGATACCGAGTACTCGCTGCAACCGTATCGCTTCATCAAGCAGAGttcgaacgaaacaaacagtTCGTTCAACATCGACAACTCCTCCCTCACGAACGATCTGTCGATCGACGGTGAGACGAGCCTCAACTCGACCGTCATCGAAATGGTTTCAGGCTCGACGATAAACGTTCCAGCGACGGTAGCGACCACGTCGGTAGCGACGCCCGGGGCACCGGATGCTGATCGTGGCGCAGGtttccaaaccaaacgcaCCTCATCTTATGGTAGCGCGCCGCAGCCAGCGGAACCGCGTGGCGCTGGGTGTTTGAAGAAACAGTTTAGCATAGAGAAGGCAGGTGGAACCGGGGAACGGTCTGTGTCGATTTCGGAAGGCTCGGAGCGAGTTGGCCCGGTTGTGTCGGGTTTGGTAGTGCCGGCCAAGCCACCTCGCACGACTCGGTTTAGTGATAGTTTGAGCTTGATGGGGACGAAAAGTGTATTAAGTCTGCTGAAGGAGAGCAGCTCCACCAGTACGGAGGACACGCAGAATGAGCATCGCGAAGCAGCTACCATACCGTGCATAAGCACAAACCTGGTGCAGGACGAAATTGCCAAGCTGTCGTCCAACATCAAGAGCAGCACGGACGAGGACACCGAGCCACCCATCAATGAGACCATGTGCTGA